The DNA window GCAGTACGACTCCCTGCACAAAGTGCTGATGAGCGAGCCGGACAGCGTCGTCGTCTTGCCGGGCCACGTCACCGTCACGGAGGACGGACGCTTCGCACACGGTAGTCCGGGACAGCCGATTCAGGCGACGGTCGGTGACCTACGGCGTGAACTCGACGTACTCCAGTTGCCCGAAGACGAGTTCGTCGCTCGACTGACCGAAACCGTCCCGGAGAAGCCGCCGAACTACGAAACCGTCATCGCCATCAATCGCGGACTGGACGAACCCGACGACGAGGGGGAAGCAACCGAACTCGAATTGGGGCCGAACCGTTGTTCCGCACCGTAGCCGAATCGCCCGTCCGCTATCGGAACGCGTAGGTTTCGTCGGCCGTCGCGTACACGCGGTCGCCGTCGACCGCGACCAACTCGACCACACCGCCGGTTTCGAATCGCCGCTGTTCGGTGCCGTCCGCCGCCGAGAGTGCGTACACTCGACGGTCGCTGGCACCGACGTAGACCGTTTCGTCCTCGACAACCGGTTCACAGAGCGACCCGAACGGGAGGAATTTCGGGTGGAACGTCCAGTCAACCGTTCCTTCGTCGAGCGAAACCAACCACTCGCGGCTGTCGGTTCCGGTGCTCGTAACGGCTGTCGTCACGGCGTAGAGACCGTCATCCGCGACGAGACTCGTCACTTGGTTGCCGTCGTCGAGCGTCGCGTTCCACAGTTCCGTTCCGTCGAAACCGTAGGCGACGACCTCGTTTTGTTCGGTCCCGGTGTACACCGCGTCGCCGACGGCGATGGTTTGAACGCCGCTCCCGGCCGACCACTGTCGTTCATCGAAATCGAGCGCTACGACGCGGCCGTCCACGACCGCGAACGCCGTTTTTCCTTCGGCGGACAGCGCTTCGACCGTCCCGAGTCCGGCACAATCCCCGTCGTTCGTCCAGCGGTGCGTGCCAGTGGTCGGGTCGAGCGCCGTTACCCAGCCGTCGCCAGCGACGACGACGGAGTCGTCCGTGACCACTGGTTCGGTCGTGATTTTCCCGTCACAGTCGAAACGCCACCGTTCCGTTCCGTCCGGCGTGTAGGCGACGACGGCCGACCAGTCCGTTCCGTAGACCATTCCGTTCGCCGTGACGGGGGTTTCGTCGGCTTCCCCACGCCACCGCTTCGACCCTGTTTCGGCGTCGAGCGCGGAGAAGTGGCCGCGGCCGTTCGAAACGTAGACGTTTTCGTCGACCGCGAGCGACCCGATTTGGTTCGCTCGCCAGTCGAGCCACGTCGGATCGGCGACGGCGTAGAGAAATCCCTCTCGACCGGTGACGTAGATGGCGTCGTCGATGGCCGGTGGAAGCGACGAATTGCTGAGATTTCGAATCGGGACCCACCACCGTTGGTCGCCCGATTGCAGGTCGAGTGCGACGAGGCCGTCCTCGTCGTCGGCGATGGGAACGTAGGCCGTTTCGTCCGCGATGACGGGCGTTCCCGCGGAGCCTCCGGTTCCTTCGACCGTCCAGCGAATCGCTCCGTCGTCAGCGGCCAGCGCCCAAATCCGTGCCCGAGAGCCGTCCGTGACGACAACGGCGTCGTCGGTGACGGCGGGCGACTGGCTCAAACGCGCCGAGTCGCCGAGGTCGGTCTTCCATTTCGCCCGTCCGTCGTCGGCCGAGAGCGCGAACGCCCGTTCTCCACACACGTAGACGGTATCGTTCGCAACGGTCGGTGCGTGGTCGATGATCCCATCGACGCTCGCTTGCCACCGTGGCGTGCCGTCCTCCGCGCGGAGGGCGTACACCGCGTCCTTGTCGGCGAAGTACGCGACACCGCCGACGACCGCCGGAGGTACGTGTTCGGCGCTCGGCGTTTCGCCGTCCTTGCCCGTCGGGAGGCGAACGTGCCAGCGTTCCGTCCCCGTCGCGGCATCGACCGCCCAGCACGACCCTTGGCCGTTCACGTCGCTGGTTTTGAAGAATAGGGTTCCGTCGGCGGCGGTTACGGGGGACGACTCCGCGATTCCGACGTCGAATCGCCAGCGTTCGTTGCCGTCTGCGGCCGAGAGCGCAACGAGGTCAGTCCCGGCGGCGTACACGGTGTCGCCGACGACGCTCGGAGCGTAGTCCAACCCTCTGATTCGTGCCGTCCATCGCGTCTCTCGGGTGTCCGTGTCGAACGCCGTTATCTCGCCGGAAACGTCGCTGACGTAGACGATACCGTCCGCGACGGTCGGCGAGTGGAGCGGACGGTCGCTCACCTGTTCGCTCCACTCTATCCACGCATCCGGGCCGGGGTCGGTCCCGTCCGGGGTGGTGCCCGTGTTTCCGGCGTCGTGCTGAAACGACGCCCACGCTCGATTCGTGGTCGTTTCCGTCTCGGACGTCACGCTTCCCACGAATCCGGTCGCCCCGATAGCAACACCGCTCAGTGTGAGAAAACTCCGCCGGGTCTCGTCGAAGGGCTTACCCATGAACTGCATGCCGCCGCCTCGTCGCATTATTATTCAGGGGTTAAATCGGCTGCAATCGACTCCTGTTGCCCGAAACTATCGTCGTACGACGGCAACTTATCAGTTCTCAGGGGAGAGATACGACGGGTGGTGTCTGGTATCTCCCGTCCGCAATGGTCGATTCGCTCAACCGGCCGACACCCCATGTCGGAGTTCGCTCCCGCCCGTCCCCGTGGCGTTGACTAACCGTTTTGATTCGCACTCACTTGCTTGTTTTGCCCTCCGGTTTCGTGACCGTCACATCGCCGCGACCGCATTTGCTATCGCACCATCCGATTTATACCGGAGCGAAACCGTGAAACGGCCCGCGACGCAACCGACACGTAATGGACTGCGATAAGTGCGAACGGGAGGCCGTCATGCACGCGGCCTATTCGGGGCTGCATCTCTGCGACGACCACTTCTGTCGGTCGGTCGAGAAGCGACTTCGACGCCGAATCCGAGACGATAACCTACTGCCCGCGTCCGCGACGCCGGACGACCCGCAAGTCTGGCTCATCGGCCTTTCGGGCGGGAAAGATAGCGTCGTGCTCACGAAAATCCTCCACGACACGTTCGCGGAGGACCCGCGAATCGAACTCGTCGCGCTGACGATTCACGAGGGTATCGAGGGCTATCGAGACAAGAGTCTGGACGCCTGCCTCGAACTCACCGACGACCTCGACATCCGACACGAGGTCGTCAGCTACGAGGAAGAGTTCGACCTGCGCATGGACGACGTGGTGGGAAAGGACCCCGAGAACATGGCCGCCTGTGCGTACTGCGGCGTCTTCCGCCGCGACCTGCTCTCGAAGTACGCGGAGGAGTACGGCGCGAACAAACTCCTCACCGGGCACAATCTGGACGACGAGGCGGAAACGGCGCTGATGAACTTCCTCGAAGGCGATGTCGCTCAAGTGGCGAAACACTTCGACGCGAGTCTGGCCGGGTTCGACGAGCGGTCCGACCAAGACGAGTTCGTCCCCCGGGCGAAACCCCTCCGCGACGTTCCCGAAAAGGAGGTCGCGCTGTACGCGCACCTCGAAGACCTTCCCGCACACATCACGGAGTGTCCCCACTCCAGCGAGGCCTATCGCGCCGAGATTCAGCAGTTGATGCTGTCGCTGGAGGAAAATCACCCCGGAACGCGTCACTCCATCATGGCCGGGTACGAGGAGCTCGCCAAGCTCGCGGCCGACGAGTTCGGTGCCGGTGACGGCAAACGAGAACTCAACGAATGCGAACGCTGTGGCGCGGCGACGACGCGAGACGTGTGTCGGAAGTGCTCGCTCGTGGACGCGATTCACGCGGCGTAGGGCGGAGGGCGTAGAGCGGAGGGCGGAGGCGTAGTTCGGTTCGCACGAATCACGACAGCGAAGAAGACTTATTACTCGCTGATTCGACACGGCAGGCATGCCCTCCCGACGACGGTTTCTCGCCCTCGGCGCGACGGCCGCGCTCGCCGGTTGTGCGACGACGGCCGACGACCCCCCGAAAGCGGGCGCGGACGAATCGCCCGACCCCGAAGAACACATCGACGGCGCGAACGGCGAGTGGTCGAGTTTCGGCTGTAACGCAAGCAACACCCGCACCGTCGCGGACGGGAACGCCCCCGTCGATGGCGTCACCGAGCGCTGGCGCGTCGATGCACCACAACTGCTGTTTCACCCTCCGGTGGCGTCCGACGGGCGAGTGTTCCTCCCGGTTCCGAACCGACTCGAAGCGTACGACGCACGGGACGGGTCGATGCTGTGGGCCACCGACGAGGACGAAGCCGAAACCGCGCCGCTCGTCCGCGACGGGACGGTGTACGTCGGGGCGAGCAATCGGCTTCGCGCGCTCGACGCGAAAACCGGGACGACGAAATGGGAACGGACGTTCGACGCCGACGGAACCGTGGCGGCACCATCGACGTACGGCGGGGACCGGCTGTACGTTCCGGTCGGCGAGATGGTGTATCGCGTCGATTCGAAAACGGGCGAGACCGATTGGTCTCGCCGCCTGTTCGGTACCCTCCTCGGCTCGTCGCCGTGTGGTTCTCGGGGGGTCACGCTGGCGACCGAGGCCGGAAAGATATACGTGCTCGGACCAGACGGAACCGGGTGGGGCGAGTGGGGCCTCCCCTCGCAACCCCAAGCGCCGCCGACCATCGACACCGACGGCATCTACGTCAACTGTCTCGACAGGAAGACCTACGGCATCAGAACCGAGACCGAACCGCGGTTGGACATCGATTGGAGCGTCGAAACCGGGTGGGCGAACGGCGGACTCGCGGTGAAAGCAAACCTCTACGCCGCCGGGACGAAAGGGCTACACGCCATCGACCCGGCAACCGGCGAGCAACTGTGGACGGAAGACACGGGCGACTGGCGTCGGACCGCTCCGGCCCTCGTCCGCGATACGCTCTTCGTCGGCGGGGAGAAACTGTTCGCCTTCGACCCCACGCCGTCGTCCGGGTTGCTCTCGGGAGACGGACCGGCGCGACGGTTCGAGAAGTCGTTTTCCGGTCCCGTCAGGTTCGGTCCCGTGCTGAACGACGGCGCGCTCTACGTCGTCGCACAAACCGGCGAAGAGACGTACCAGTTGGTCGCGCTGGAGTGAGGCAGGGATACGAAAAAACGAAAGACGAGAACGGAAGACGAGAGCGGAAGACGAGAACGGAAGACGAGAG is part of the Haladaptatus paucihalophilus DX253 genome and encodes:
- a CDS encoding outer membrane protein assembly factor BamB family protein yields the protein MRRGGGMQFMGKPFDETRRSFLTLSGVAIGATGFVGSVTSETETTTNRAWASFQHDAGNTGTTPDGTDPGPDAWIEWSEQVSDRPLHSPTVADGIVYVSDVSGEITAFDTDTRETRWTARIRGLDYAPSVVGDTVYAAGTDLVALSAADGNERWRFDVGIAESSPVTAADGTLFFKTSDVNGQGSCWAVDAATGTERWHVRLPTGKDGETPSAEHVPPAVVGGVAYFADKDAVYALRAEDGTPRWQASVDGIIDHAPTVANDTVYVCGERAFALSADDGRAKWKTDLGDSARLSQSPAVTDDAVVVTDGSRARIWALAADDGAIRWTVEGTGGSAGTPVIADETAYVPIADDEDGLVALDLQSGDQRWWVPIRNLSNSSLPPAIDDAIYVTGREGFLYAVADPTWLDWRANQIGSLAVDENVYVSNGRGHFSALDAETGSKRWRGEADETPVTANGMVYGTDWSAVVAYTPDGTERWRFDCDGKITTEPVVTDDSVVVAGDGWVTALDPTTGTHRWTNDGDCAGLGTVEALSAEGKTAFAVVDGRVVALDFDERQWSAGSGVQTIAVGDAVYTGTEQNEVVAYGFDGTELWNATLDDGNQVTSLVADDGLYAVTTAVTSTGTDSREWLVSLDEGTVDWTFHPKFLPFGSLCEPVVEDETVYVGASDRRVYALSAADGTEQRRFETGGVVELVAVDGDRVYATADETYAFR
- the ncsA gene encoding tRNA 2-thiolation protein NcsA, translated to MDCDKCEREAVMHAAYSGLHLCDDHFCRSVEKRLRRRIRDDNLLPASATPDDPQVWLIGLSGGKDSVVLTKILHDTFAEDPRIELVALTIHEGIEGYRDKSLDACLELTDDLDIRHEVVSYEEEFDLRMDDVVGKDPENMAACAYCGVFRRDLLSKYAEEYGANKLLTGHNLDDEAETALMNFLEGDVAQVAKHFDASLAGFDERSDQDEFVPRAKPLRDVPEKEVALYAHLEDLPAHITECPHSSEAYRAEIQQLMLSLEENHPGTRHSIMAGYEELAKLAADEFGAGDGKRELNECERCGAATTRDVCRKCSLVDAIHAA
- a CDS encoding outer membrane protein assembly factor BamB family protein encodes the protein MPSRRRFLALGATAALAGCATTADDPPKAGADESPDPEEHIDGANGEWSSFGCNASNTRTVADGNAPVDGVTERWRVDAPQLLFHPPVASDGRVFLPVPNRLEAYDARDGSMLWATDEDEAETAPLVRDGTVYVGASNRLRALDAKTGTTKWERTFDADGTVAAPSTYGGDRLYVPVGEMVYRVDSKTGETDWSRRLFGTLLGSSPCGSRGVTLATEAGKIYVLGPDGTGWGEWGLPSQPQAPPTIDTDGIYVNCLDRKTYGIRTETEPRLDIDWSVETGWANGGLAVKANLYAAGTKGLHAIDPATGEQLWTEDTGDWRRTAPALVRDTLFVGGEKLFAFDPTPSSGLLSGDGPARRFEKSFSGPVRFGPVLNDGALYVVAQTGEETYQLVALE